The window TGATATGTTTGCCATTACAAATCCTGTTTATGTAAAATGCTCATAGAGTTTTGAAAACATAATTTGCTATATAATGTAGCTGTAGACTAGAAACATGCTCATTGTTATCACCCATATATTTATTAACTACTTCCAACTACTTTTTCTTGTGAGTAGGTGGGTTGGTTGCTAGATAAGGAGGTTTTGGATGCTCTAAATAAGCAGTTGAATCAGGAGCTACAAAATGCTTACCTGTACCTCTCAATAGCAAGCTACTTTGATGCATTGAGCTTCACAGGCTTTGCGCATTACTTTAAGGTTCAGGCTAGGGAGGAGCTTGAACATGCAATGAAGATTTATAGCTATATTACTGATAGAGGTGGGAAGGTGGAGCTTTTCGATATTCCAAAGCCAAGAGCTGAGTGGAGTAGTATTGTTGATGCTGTTGAAGGCTTTTATAGAGCTGAAGTCGAGAATACTAAAAGGATTTGGGACTTGGCTGAATTGGCTAGAAGAAAAGGTGATAAAGCAACTGAGTCATTTCTTAAATGGTTTATAGATGAGCAAGTTGAGGAGGAGAAGAATGCTAGCGAGTTATTGGCAAAGGTAAAGCTTGTTAAAGACACTCCAGCAGCTCTTCTAGCTCTTGACAATGTCCTTGCCCAAAGAAAGTAATGAAAACATATTATTTTCCATTTTTTTAACTCAATACTGCTCAAAACGGTTTAGAGCAAAAACTTTATATATTGCTAAAGCAAAGACTATTATTTTGAAATAGGAGAGTGTTGTGCTTGGGCTACTAGCATTTATAGGTTTTTTAATAGGTTTTGTCTATGGGCTTTTTGTTAAGAAGAGTATTGGCAAGGCTATTCTATATGCAATTCTATTTGCTATACTTCTTCCAATAGCAGCAATATTAGCTCTAATATCAATAGCATTCATTATGCTCCTAATAATATTTGTTGTTATAGCTCTTTTCATGTTGCCCTTCACAATCTTTAAAATATAGCCTATGTAACATGTTTAAATGTTTGTTTCGCAACAACTTAAATCGATTGGTAGGTCGAGATCTCCGTAGACAATACCCTTCTTCTCTACATCAAGGTATATGTTTATTGATTTGAATTGAACACCACTTCTCAAAGCATTTAGCACATGTTTGCAGATACTTTTATCCGCATCGCAGTAAAGACTAAAGCCTTTTGCATGGGGTATAGCAGCAACAAAGACTATGTATGCAAGGCCCATGTTATTACTAACGTACTTAGCCAATGAATCTAAATGCTTTTTTCCACGCTGGGTTGGGGCGTCTGGATAACCTGCAAAACCATTTTGAAATCTCATAACAGCACTTTTAATTTCTATCAACACTTTTTTGTCTTTGCATCTAGCTTCATAATCAATTCTACTGTTATACACAAAAACATTTCTTCTTGTTAAAACGCAGTTTTCAAGCCATGGAACAATGTTTTTGCTTAGCAAAACCTCAAACGATTTCTCATGAAGTTTTGTATCCACAATAGCAGCATACCCATTGTCCTCAACACCAACAAGTCTATACTCCAAACCAGATCTAGTTCTAGCTATTGGAATGCAAAAACCTTTTTTACCACTAGCCAAGTAGTCTTTAAGCCTACCTGTATTAATTAAATGAGCTTTCTTCACCTCATTACCAATGCTAACAACAACTGTGAACAAGGATTCTCTGTAGACTATGGTACATTCAACAATATTGCTTAGAGTAATTAAATCCAATTCTCTTCCCAAAAATAATTAGTTTTGCTGTGTTTTAGAAATATTAGGTTTGGCACAGCATTGCTTATTGTTTGAAAATGTGGTGAAGCTGAAGTGGTTTTTGAAAGAAGCTTTTGCCTATACTGCGCAAAGTGTTGTGCACCAACAGAAATGATTTTGTTTAGAGAAGATATTGAGAGAATTTCTTCTCATGGCGAAAAAGACTTTGTGGTTTTTAGAAATGGTTTCTATAGACTGAGAAATGTTGGTGAAAGGTGCATTTTTCTTGATGAAGAAAACAGATGTAGAATATATAGCATTAGACCTATTGGATGCAGAGTATATCCACTTGTCTACAGCTTTGACAAAGGACCTTTGCTAGATCCAGAATGTCCACTGAGTCAACAAGTTGTTTATACATGCGAAGAAGTTGAAGAGGGTTTGAAAATACTTGAAAAAGTCTTGAAAATGCTGGAGAGTGAATATAGGATTAAAATCAATTGGAGTGTGTTTAGTGTTGGAAAAAGAGATTTGTTAATGAGATACTGCAACAAGTTTGAGTAGCTGATTTTAAGCAAAAATGAAGTGCTAAAACATATATTCTCTGGGTTTATCCACATTATCTACACTTGGTAGGTGTGCTCCATGTCTAGAGTTAATCTTGCATGGCTCTATGCCATAACCAAGTATGGTTATCCACCATCGATAGGGGATATGTACAAGGCTGTTGATGATGCTGCAAGACTTGGTTTTAAGGCGATAGAGCTTGAGGTTTTTGGTGAGAAAAATCTTGTTGAGGTAGAGGAGCATAAGAAGGTTTTGAGGGATTATATAGAGAGCAAAGGTCTTAAGGTTGTTAATGTTGCTGCAATATTTCCTGAGCTTCTATCTGCCGATGAGAGAACTAGGGAGAGGGGGCTGGAATATTTCAGAAGAACAGCTAAGCTAGCAACATACTTCAATGCCCTAATGACGCAAACAGATACCTTCACTCCTCCAATAGAGTTTATTGAGAGAAAACCGTATAGTACTACAATAGCTTTTGGTGAGAGGTACAGGGTTAGGATCCCAGCGAATTTCTCATGGCGAAGCTTCTGGAAAATGCTTGTAGATGTTATGAAGAGATGTGCTCTAATAGCTAAGGACCATGGGCTTCTACTTGCTGTAGAACCCAGAGTTGGTGAAACTGTAAGCAATTCAGATGCTATGCTTAGACTTCTTGATGAGGTAAACGAGGATAATTTTGGAGCAGTGCTAGACACTGGTCATTTGCATGCTGCTAAAGAGCTTATACCACTATCCATAGAGAAACTGGGAAATAAAATAATCTATGTACACATATCAGATAATGATGGTAGAGATAACTACCACTGGGCACCGGGCAAGGGAACAATAGACTGGGACTCTGTTTTCGAAGGTTTGAAGAAATATGGGTATAGTGGATACATAGCCATAGATGTTGGAGGACCGGATATCAAAGATAGGCTAGATGATGAAGTACTTATTGCAAAAAAGTTTGTTGAGGAAATGGGTAGAAAACATGGTCTTTGGTAACAACACTTAAACCTTGAATGCTTACTCTATCTTAAACAATGATTTAAAACTTAAAACACCTTTCATAATTAACTTATATTCTAGCATATGATGAACTTTTGGTCGCAATGAATGATGATTGATATTCCTCCCGCTGATGCTATGCTGAAAAACATTTTCTTATCTTTTCCAGCAGCTTCTCAACCTCATTCACTATTGAATCCAACGAGTTCTGATCTCCTACTCTAACAGCTTCTAAACCCATTTTCAAAAACTCTAAAGCCTCATAAACCTCTTCACATTTCAATGAGTAGTTGGTTTCGTTTTTGCTATGCAAAATCCTTTTCAATTCCTCAACATCTTTCTCCAACACAACAATTCTCTTCTCCAACTCCTCAATCCTAGCAATAAGTTTCTCAAAAACAGTTTCCTCAACAACTCCAAGTCTTTGATTTTTCTGCAAAACATCTTTCTTCTCAACCTCTTTCTCAACACCAGCATCCACTTTCTCACTACCAATTCTAAGCGAATACCCCTTCTCAGTACGAACAACAACACCCTTTGACCTAAGCCTAGCTAGCACAACTCTAACTATTCTAGGATTAACACCTAGAAAATCCGCAATCTCAGATGGTTTTGCATTTGGATGCCAACGAAGATACTCAACAACTCTATCAACAAGCTCTTTGTTACTCAATTTGCTGTCACCAAAATCTGTTCTGCTTTTCACTAATGTTTACTACCTGTAAACTAAATAATATGTAGTAGCACAACAACAATTTATTTAATAGTATTACAATTTTCATAAAGATTTTTATAGCTAGAAACATGTTGTTGCATATGGAAAGGTGCATTTGGTTGATAAACAGATACGTTACTTCTATACTAATAGTAATAGCAATAGTTTTAGCATCTCTACAAATACTCAATATCCAAAATCTAAATGCACAATTTGCGCTACCTCCAGGAGTCAAGAGAGAAGAAACAGTTATTCTCGATGTTCAGATAAGTAGTGTTGCTAACCCGGATAACTTCAACCCATGGGTCATAGGTTCACAAGCTCCTGTTATAGGTGTTAACCAGGTTTGTTTCTCAGTACTATACTACACAGATTACAAGGATGGTATTACAAAGCCTTGGGTTGCGGAAGACCTTCCTCAGTACAGTCCAGATTACACAACACTAACAATAAAGATTAGAAAAGGTATGTATTGGAGCAATGGCGACCCATTAACAGCTTGGGATATTGTCTACGCTATAAATGTTTCCAAGGCAAATGCCAAGCTAGGTGCTTATGCTGCTCTAAATGTATGGGTTGATTATGCAAAAGTTGTTGATGATTATACCCTTGTTATAAAGCTCAAAAAGCCTAACCCATACTTCCACTACATGGCATTTACTTTAATTGGTCCTGGAATATACAATTTCATGATGCCAAAGCGCTACCTAGAATCCAAGGGTATTACCCCAGAGAATATCCATACCTTCCTCTACAACCCACCAGTTTGCACAGGACCATATGTGCTACATTCATATGATCCTGGAGGCACATGGTTCTTGTGGAAAAGAAGAGATGATTGGGATAGGTCAACTATTAAACCTCTCTACGAACAGAAAATAATTCTGTGGCCCGGCCCCAAATACGTTATGTTCAGAGTGTTTAAGACCGAGACTGATAAAGTCTTGGCAATGTCTAGAGGAGAACTGGACTGGATATTCGATGCAACTTGGCAGGCCTGGGAATCACTAAGAAGAATACTTGGTGATAGGGTTCAGGCATGGATTCCATACTACCCATACTTCTGGGGCTATGACACTACTGTTAGAGGTATATACTTCAACAACATGAAGTATCCATACAATATAACAATGGTTAGATGGGCACTGGCACTAGCAATAAACATGACAGAGGTTATGACAATAGGATACAAAGGTGTTCAAAGAATGACTGTGGTGCCTGGCGCTGCTGCATGG of the Ignisphaera cupida genome contains:
- a CDS encoding ferritin encodes the protein MGWLLDKEVLDALNKQLNQELQNAYLYLSIASYFDALSFTGFAHYFKVQAREELEHAMKIYSYITDRGGKVELFDIPKPRAEWSSIVDAVEGFYRAEVENTKRIWDLAELARRKGDKATESFLKWFIDEQVEEEKNASELLAKVKLVKDTPAALLALDNVLAQRK
- the sfsA gene encoding DNA/RNA nuclease SfsA, producing the protein MDLITLSNIVECTIVYRESLFTVVVSIGNEVKKAHLINTGRLKDYLASGKKGFCIPIARTRSGLEYRLVGVEDNGYAAIVDTKLHEKSFEVLLSKNIVPWLENCVLTRRNVFVYNSRIDYEARCKDKKVLIEIKSAVMRFQNGFAGYPDAPTQRGKKHLDSLAKYVSNNMGLAYIVFVAAIPHAKGFSLYCDADKSICKHVLNALRSGVQFKSINIYLDVEKKGIVYGDLDLPIDLSCCETNI
- a CDS encoding YkgJ family cysteine cluster protein; translation: MVFERSFCLYCAKCCAPTEMILFREDIERISSHGEKDFVVFRNGFYRLRNVGERCIFLDEENRCRIYSIRPIGCRVYPLVYSFDKGPLLDPECPLSQQVVYTCEEVEEGLKILEKVLKMLESEYRIKINWSVFSVGKRDLLMRYCNKFE
- a CDS encoding sugar phosphate isomerase/epimerase family protein, with the translated sequence MSRVNLAWLYAITKYGYPPSIGDMYKAVDDAARLGFKAIELEVFGEKNLVEVEEHKKVLRDYIESKGLKVVNVAAIFPELLSADERTRERGLEYFRRTAKLATYFNALMTQTDTFTPPIEFIERKPYSTTIAFGERYRVRIPANFSWRSFWKMLVDVMKRCALIAKDHGLLLAVEPRVGETVSNSDAMLRLLDEVNEDNFGAVLDTGHLHAAKELIPLSIEKLGNKIIYVHISDNDGRDNYHWAPGKGTIDWDSVFEGLKKYGYSGYIAIDVGGPDIKDRLDDEVLIAKKFVEEMGRKHGLW